From Variimorphobacter saccharofermentans, one genomic window encodes:
- a CDS encoding 1-deoxy-D-xylulose-5-phosphate reductoisomerase, with the protein MKIAILGSTGSIGTQTLEIVREKKEVQVTALAAGSNIQMLEQQIREFRPKIVCVYQKEKAEQLRNHIKELPVKVVTGMEGLLECATEAEADTVVTAMVGMIGIQPTIEAIRAGKNIALANKETLVTAGHLIMPLIKEKKVALLPVDSEHSAIFQALNGEDRKQVHKIILTASGGPFRGKTRSDLQHIEPKDALKHPNWAMGQKITIDSATMVNKGLEVMEAAWLFDVTVDQIQVVVHPQSIIHSMVEYIDGSVIAQMGVPDMKLPIQYALFYPNRMPLEQGERINFTQLKQLTFEHPDLDTFYGLALAYEAGRMGGSMPTVYNAANEWAVAEFLKGRLEFMAIPALIREAMRQHQRISNPSLNEILNTEQQTYDFIRGLIESGKLNIS; encoded by the coding sequence ATGAAAATAGCTATTCTTGGGTCTACAGGTTCCATTGGAACGCAGACTCTGGAAATTGTTCGAGAGAAGAAAGAGGTTCAAGTAACTGCTCTTGCTGCAGGCAGCAATATTCAGATGCTGGAACAGCAAATACGGGAATTTCGACCAAAGATTGTTTGCGTATATCAGAAGGAAAAGGCAGAACAGCTAAGGAATCATATTAAGGAACTACCGGTGAAGGTGGTTACCGGTATGGAAGGACTTCTGGAATGTGCAACGGAAGCAGAAGCAGATACTGTTGTTACAGCAATGGTAGGAATGATTGGAATTCAGCCCACAATAGAGGCAATACGGGCAGGCAAGAATATAGCCCTTGCCAATAAGGAAACCTTAGTAACAGCCGGGCATCTTATTATGCCCTTGATTAAAGAGAAAAAAGTAGCACTGTTACCTGTGGATAGTGAGCACTCTGCTATATTTCAGGCATTAAATGGAGAAGATAGAAAACAGGTTCATAAAATAATATTAACCGCTTCAGGCGGTCCTTTTCGTGGAAAAACACGTTCTGATTTACAACATATAGAGCCCAAGGATGCATTAAAGCATCCGAATTGGGCCATGGGTCAGAAGATAACCATAGATTCGGCAACAATGGTAAATAAGGGATTGGAAGTAATGGAAGCCGCATGGCTTTTTGATGTCACAGTGGATCAGATTCAGGTAGTCGTTCATCCTCAAAGTATTATTCATTCCATGGTGGAATACATTGACGGTAGTGTCATTGCGCAGATGGGAGTTCCGGATATGAAGCTGCCTATTCAATATGCCTTATTCTACCCCAATAGAATGCCGCTGGAACAGGGGGAGCGAATAAACTTTACACAGCTGAAGCAACTGACCTTTGAGCATCCGGATCTGGATACCTTTTATGGATTGGCGTTGGCGTATGAAGCCGGACGTATGGGAGGAAGTATGCCAACGGTATATAACGCTGCCAACGAATGGGCTGTTGCTGAGTTCCTAAAGGGAAGATTAGAATTTATGGCAATACCTGCATTAATCAGAGAAGCCATGAGGCAGCATCAAAGGATATCAAACCCTTCCTTGAATGAAATTCTGAATACAGAGCAGCAGACATATGATTTTATAAGAGGTTTAATCGAATCCGGCAAGCTAAATATCTCTTGA
- the rseP gene encoding RIP metalloprotease RseP has protein sequence MNIIVAVLILGIIVIVHELGHFLLAKKNGITVTEFSVGMGPRIASFVRNGTRYSLKLLPFGGSCMMLGEDETIEDDGAFHKKGVWARFSVLFAGAFFNFILAFVLALIVLGNVGIDSPTVNYVKKGSAADGILQEGDLITRIDGTGVTFSRELNIFFNFNKITDKPIEITLIRDGDKKTVDITPVYKDIYQIGCSYTRTDEPAKLASIVEGFPLDKAGIKLGDTIVAINGNRINSWNDFATYFEENPIDNTPLDLTYLRDNEEHNITITPVLAYSGYEMGWDYNQYRTKVSAIEVVKYSFFEVAYNIEYALKSLGYLVSGRVNVNEVTGPVGIVNYVGEVVNETKEYGVANMLLSLANFALLISANLGVMNLLPLPALDGGRLVFVLIEAIRKKPVPKEKEAIVHLVGMAVLMLFMVFVMYNDIRRMFVK, from the coding sequence ATGAATATAATAGTTGCAGTATTGATTTTAGGAATTATTGTTATTGTCCATGAGTTAGGACATTTTTTACTTGCTAAGAAAAATGGAATCACTGTAACGGAATTTTCAGTAGGAATGGGACCCAGGATTGCAAGCTTTGTTCGGAATGGTACCCGGTATTCCTTAAAGTTATTACCTTTTGGTGGATCCTGTATGATGCTGGGCGAGGATGAGACGATTGAGGACGATGGAGCCTTCCATAAAAAGGGTGTGTGGGCAAGATTTTCCGTCTTATTTGCGGGTGCCTTTTTTAACTTTATACTGGCTTTTGTTCTGGCTTTAATTGTTCTTGGAAATGTGGGAATTGACAGTCCCACAGTCAATTATGTAAAAAAGGGAAGTGCTGCCGATGGAATTCTTCAGGAAGGGGACTTGATTACCCGTATTGATGGAACAGGCGTAACTTTTTCCAGAGAGTTAAATATCTTTTTTAATTTTAACAAGATTACTGATAAACCCATCGAGATTACCTTGATACGCGACGGAGATAAAAAGACTGTTGATATCACTCCGGTTTACAAGGATATCTATCAGATCGGATGCTCCTATACACGTACTGATGAACCCGCTAAGCTTGCCTCTATAGTAGAAGGATTCCCATTAGACAAAGCAGGAATAAAGCTTGGTGATACAATTGTTGCAATAAATGGTAACAGGATTAACTCCTGGAATGATTTTGCTACCTACTTTGAGGAGAATCCAATTGATAACACACCATTAGATCTGACATATTTAAGAGATAACGAAGAACATAACATTACGATTACGCCAGTACTGGCTTATAGCGGATATGAAATGGGATGGGACTACAATCAATATCGTACAAAAGTTTCAGCTATTGAAGTAGTTAAATATAGCTTTTTTGAGGTGGCATATAATATCGAATATGCATTAAAAAGTCTCGGATACTTAGTATCAGGAAGAGTGAATGTGAATGAGGTAACCGGTCCGGTTGGTATTGTTAATTATGTCGGTGAAGTAGTAAATGAGACAAAGGAGTATGGTGTCGCTAATATGTTACTATCCCTTGCCAACTTTGCATTATTAATCAGTGCGAATCTTGGTGTCATGAATTTACTTCCGCTTCCTGCATTGGATGGAGGAAGGCTTGTGTTTGTACTGATTGAAGCCATTCGCAAAAAACCGGTTCCTAAGGAGAAGGAAGCAATTGTACATCTGGTTGGTATGGCAGTTCTGATGTTATTTATGGTATTTGTTATGTATAATGATATTAGACGCATGTTTGTAAAATAA
- the ispG gene encoding flavodoxin-dependent (E)-4-hydroxy-3-methylbut-2-enyl-diphosphate synthase, translated as MYRDHTKVIRIGQSVIGGGNPILIQSMTNTRTEDVKATVEQITRLTAAGCDIIRCTVPNQEAAAALKEIKKNITIPLVADIHFDYRLAIAAMENGADKIRINPGNIGNDEKLRAVVNVAKERSIPIRVGVNSGSLEKDLINKYGRVTAEGLVESALDKVKRIEDMGYDQMVISIKSSDVMMCIKAHELIAKQTNYPLHVGITEAGTVNAGNIKSALGLGIILYQGIGDTIRVSLTGDPVEEIKSAKLILKTLGYRTGGIEVVSCPTCGRTQINLIKLATDVEEMVQDIDLDIKVAVMGCAVNGPGEAREADIGIAGGRGEGLLIRKGEIIRKVPEDQLLEVLREELLNWNSKN; from the coding sequence ATGTACCGTGATCATACAAAGGTGATTCGGATCGGTCAGAGTGTCATTGGAGGAGGTAATCCAATTCTAATTCAATCCATGACCAATACGAGAACAGAGGATGTTAAGGCTACTGTAGAACAGATCACACGTCTGACTGCAGCGGGCTGTGATATAATACGGTGTACTGTTCCCAATCAGGAAGCAGCCGCTGCATTAAAAGAAATAAAGAAGAATATAACGATTCCCCTGGTTGCGGATATTCACTTTGATTATCGTCTTGCGATTGCTGCCATGGAAAATGGTGCTGATAAAATTCGAATCAATCCAGGTAATATTGGAAATGATGAGAAGCTTCGAGCCGTAGTAAACGTGGCAAAGGAACGGAGTATTCCCATTCGTGTGGGCGTTAACAGTGGTTCCTTAGAAAAAGACCTGATTAATAAGTATGGAAGAGTAACTGCTGAGGGCTTAGTAGAGAGTGCCTTAGATAAAGTGAAACGAATTGAAGATATGGGCTATGATCAAATGGTCATCAGCATCAAATCTTCGGATGTTATGATGTGTATCAAAGCACATGAATTAATCGCAAAGCAAACAAATTACCCGTTACATGTGGGAATTACTGAGGCTGGTACGGTAAATGCAGGGAATATTAAATCAGCTCTAGGTCTGGGGATAATTCTGTACCAGGGTATTGGAGATACAATACGAGTATCCCTAACCGGTGATCCGGTAGAGGAGATTAAATCAGCAAAATTGATATTAAAAACTCTCGGATATCGTACTGGAGGGATAGAGGTAGTATCCTGCCCGACCTGCGGCAGAACTCAGATTAATCTGATAAAGCTTGCTACAGATGTAGAAGAAATGGTACAAGACATAGACCTTGATATTAAAGTGGCTGTTATGGGATGCGCTGTCAATGGACCGGGGGAAGCAAGGGAAGCCGATATCGGAATTGCAGGTGGCAGAGGAGAAGGCCTCTTAATTAGAAAGGGTGAAATCATTCGTAAGGTTCCTGAGGATCAATTATTGGAGGTACTCAGAGAAGAATTACTGAATTGGAATTCAAAGAACTAG
- a CDS encoding PolC-type DNA polymerase III: MLFFDAFDQLKADQELQTLFSEVDVVKIIASKQTNNLYVCIKSSRLISRPYIRKMEELLNRQLFLHTGNKAIIKPQFELSAQYNLEKLYPIYRDSILEELREESVVTYHIFSYANVTIEDMNLHIQVTESCITKDKMTKLKDYLETMFEERFHYTVHVFLDYVEPKEQEDGEQDYRKQMLLYAETAAAQEEPSSEPTEQTSTIIGDTVEVAKKNNPIKQASSKDQSKDTNQNGNASTASHSPSSTYSKGKSAYEKGKGSYRKLPTDPSVVYGRNFEGNVIPICDIIGEIGEVVIRGKLIKPDTRTIGNEKSIITFVMTDFTDSIKVKLYAKTIEVDEITSVLKPGKFFMLKGIAQNDTYERDITIGSVVGIKTISDFTSTRTDRSEKKRVELHAHTMMSDMDSVADVKKMVKRAFQWGHSAIAITDHGVVQAFPDASHAINPKDYSDEEEQKRAKNFKIIYGMEAYLVDDLKEVVTNGQGQSLDDSFVVFDIETTGFSQTNDRIIEIGAVKVVGGQITDKYSTFVNPEVPIPFEIEQLTSIRDDMVIDSPTIETILPEFLQFCEGCVLVAHNASFDVGFINKNAERMGITTGFTVIDTVGLSRILLPELSRYKLNVVAKALHVSLENHHRAVDDAGATAEIFIKLCEKLKEREVSNINEIDRLGRMSADAIRKLPSYHAIILAQNDTGRVNLYKLVSLSHIEYFNKRPKIPKSLLMECREGLILGSACEAGEVFRAVLTKQSQEQIARLVNFYDYLEIQPLCNNEFLIRSEKSDERDITSREDLIALNKKIVALGEEYNKPVVATCDVHFLDPEDEVYRRIILAGKGFKDADEQPALYLRTTEEMLEEFSYLGREKAEEVVITNTNLIADRIEKISPVRPDKCPPVLPNSEENLRNICYEKAHSMYGNPLPKPVEDRLEHELKSIINNGFAVMYIIAQKLVWKSNEDGYLVGSRGSVGSSFVATMAGITEVNPLPPHYYCTNCFYSDFDSEEVKKYGGSSGCDMPDRICPNCGEPLSKDGHDIPFETFLGFHGDKEPDIDLNFSGEYQSKAHEYTEVLFGEGHTFRAGTIGTLADKTAYGYVKNYFEERGIHKRNVEIERIVDGCVGVRRTTGQHPGGIVVLPHGENIYSFTPVQRPANDMTTKTITTHFDYHSIDHNLLKLDILGHDDPTMIRMLEDLTGLDAKKIRLDDQKVLSLFHDTSALGVSPKDLDGCELGCLGIPEFGTDFVMQMVKDTQPKTFSDLVRISGLSHGTDVWLNNAQTLIQNGNCTLATAICTRDDIMIYLIATGVDPGQSFKIMESVRKGKGLTPEMEEAMVAAGVPDWYIWSCKQIKYMFPKAHAAAYVMMAFRIAYFKVYYPLAYYAAYFSIRASAFNYELMCQGREVLEHHMADYKRRSNTLTKKEQDTYKDMRIVQEMYARGYQFLPIDIYTAKAHAFQIIDDKLMPSLSTIDGLGDKAADGVVEAAKMGKFLSRDDFKIRCKVSSTVVDNMARMGLLGDLPISNQMSLLDFL, encoded by the coding sequence ATGCTATTTTTTGATGCATTTGATCAATTAAAAGCGGATCAGGAATTACAAACACTTTTTTCGGAAGTGGATGTTGTGAAAATTATCGCTTCAAAACAGACTAATAACCTCTACGTCTGTATCAAAAGCTCCCGATTAATCAGCCGACCTTATATTCGAAAAATGGAAGAGCTGCTTAACCGGCAGCTCTTTTTACATACGGGGAATAAAGCAATCATAAAGCCTCAATTTGAGCTATCAGCACAATATAACCTGGAAAAGCTCTATCCGATTTATCGTGACAGCATTCTTGAAGAATTAAGGGAAGAGAGTGTTGTTACCTACCACATTTTTTCATATGCTAATGTTACCATTGAGGATATGAACCTTCATATTCAGGTTACGGAAAGCTGCATCACGAAGGACAAAATGACAAAGCTGAAGGATTATTTGGAAACCATGTTCGAGGAACGTTTTCATTATACGGTGCATGTGTTCTTGGATTATGTGGAACCGAAAGAGCAGGAGGATGGAGAACAGGATTATCGGAAACAGATGCTGTTATATGCAGAAACAGCAGCAGCTCAGGAGGAGCCTTCCAGTGAACCGACGGAACAGACGAGTACAATCATTGGTGACACAGTGGAGGTAGCCAAAAAGAACAATCCTATCAAACAAGCAAGTTCTAAAGACCAGAGTAAGGATACCAATCAGAATGGAAATGCAAGTACAGCATCACATTCCCCATCTTCTACTTATTCTAAGGGTAAAAGTGCATATGAAAAAGGAAAAGGAAGCTATCGTAAGCTTCCAACAGATCCTTCTGTCGTTTATGGGCGTAATTTTGAAGGCAATGTGATACCGATTTGCGATATTATTGGAGAAATCGGGGAGGTTGTGATCAGAGGAAAGCTGATTAAGCCGGATACCAGAACCATAGGGAATGAGAAGAGCATCATTACCTTTGTAATGACGGATTTTACTGATTCGATCAAGGTTAAGCTATATGCGAAGACCATTGAGGTGGATGAGATTACCTCGGTATTAAAACCGGGTAAGTTTTTTATGTTGAAGGGGATTGCCCAGAACGATACTTATGAGAGAGATATTACCATTGGTTCGGTGGTAGGAATTAAGACGATATCCGACTTCACTTCTACAAGAACGGATCGTTCTGAGAAGAAAAGAGTGGAATTACATGCTCATACCATGATGAGTGATATGGATTCTGTGGCGGATGTCAAGAAAATGGTTAAACGGGCCTTCCAATGGGGGCATTCTGCAATAGCTATAACCGATCATGGTGTGGTACAGGCATTTCCGGATGCCAGCCACGCAATTAATCCAAAGGATTATTCGGATGAGGAAGAGCAAAAGCGTGCTAAGAACTTTAAGATTATCTATGGTATGGAGGCCTATCTGGTTGATGACCTCAAGGAGGTAGTAACCAATGGACAGGGTCAAAGCTTAGATGATTCATTTGTTGTATTTGATATCGAAACAACTGGCTTTAGTCAAACGAATGACCGAATTATTGAGATCGGAGCAGTAAAGGTCGTGGGAGGACAGATTACAGACAAATACAGCACCTTTGTGAATCCAGAGGTTCCGATTCCCTTTGAAATCGAACAACTGACTAGTATTCGTGACGATATGGTGATAGATTCTCCGACCATTGAGACCATACTTCCTGAATTTTTACAATTCTGTGAGGGCTGTGTTTTGGTTGCACATAATGCATCCTTTGACGTGGGATTTATTAATAAAAATGCTGAACGCATGGGTATAACAACCGGCTTTACCGTGATTGATACCGTAGGCTTATCGAGGATATTGTTGCCTGAACTAAGCAGATATAAGCTGAATGTCGTTGCAAAGGCGCTTCATGTATCCCTTGAGAATCATCACCGTGCTGTAGATGATGCAGGAGCTACAGCTGAAATATTTATTAAGCTTTGTGAAAAGCTGAAGGAGCGTGAAGTAAGCAATATTAATGAAATAGATAGGCTTGGAAGAATGTCAGCGGATGCGATTCGAAAGCTGCCTTCTTATCATGCGATCATACTTGCGCAAAATGATACGGGAAGAGTAAATCTGTACAAGCTGGTATCCTTATCCCATATAGAATATTTTAATAAAAGACCGAAGATTCCAAAAAGCCTGTTAATGGAATGCAGGGAGGGATTAATTCTAGGTTCCGCTTGTGAAGCCGGTGAAGTATTTCGTGCGGTCCTAACAAAGCAATCACAGGAGCAAATCGCAAGGCTGGTTAATTTCTATGACTATCTGGAGATTCAGCCGCTATGTAATAACGAGTTCCTAATTCGAAGTGAGAAGAGTGATGAACGTGATATTACCTCCAGAGAGGATTTAATCGCGTTAAATAAGAAGATCGTTGCACTTGGTGAGGAATATAATAAACCGGTAGTTGCAACCTGTGACGTTCATTTCCTAGATCCGGAGGATGAGGTATACCGAAGGATCATTCTGGCAGGTAAGGGTTTTAAGGATGCGGACGAGCAGCCGGCACTTTATCTACGTACAACGGAGGAAATGCTGGAGGAGTTTTCTTATCTTGGAAGGGAAAAGGCCGAAGAGGTAGTAATTACGAATACGAATTTAATCGCAGATCGGATTGAGAAGATTTCTCCGGTACGTCCGGACAAATGCCCTCCGGTCTTACCGAATTCGGAAGAGAACCTAAGAAATATCTGCTATGAAAAAGCTCATTCCATGTATGGGAATCCGTTGCCAAAGCCAGTGGAGGATCGTCTGGAACACGAGCTGAAATCCATAATCAATAACGGCTTTGCCGTAATGTATATTATCGCTCAAAAGCTGGTATGGAAATCCAATGAGGATGGTTATCTGGTTGGTTCCCGTGGTTCTGTTGGTTCCTCCTTTGTTGCTACGATGGCAGGAATCACAGAAGTTAATCCGCTGCCACCTCATTATTATTGTACGAATTGCTTCTATTCGGATTTTGATTCGGAGGAAGTTAAAAAATACGGAGGAAGCTCCGGATGTGATATGCCGGATCGTATTTGCCCTAATTGTGGGGAACCATTAAGTAAAGATGGCCATGATATCCCCTTTGAAACCTTCCTGGGTTTCCATGGTGATAAGGAACCGGATATTGACCTGAACTTCTCCGGTGAGTATCAGAGCAAGGCTCATGAATACACGGAGGTTCTTTTCGGAGAGGGACATACCTTCCGAGCAGGAACCATTGGTACATTGGCAGATAAAACCGCTTATGGTTATGTGAAAAATTATTTTGAGGAACGTGGAATACATAAAAGAAATGTAGAGATTGAGCGCATTGTAGATGGATGTGTTGGAGTTCGAAGGACTACCGGACAGCACCCGGGAGGTATCGTTGTATTACCTCATGGGGAAAATATCTACTCCTTTACACCAGTCCAGAGACCTGCCAACGATATGACAACTAAGACAATTACTACACATTTCGATTATCATTCCATCGATCATAACCTCCTAAAGCTTGATATACTCGGACACGATGATCCGACAATGATTCGTATGCTGGAGGATCTGACGGGATTGGATGCCAAGAAAATACGTCTGGATGATCAGAAGGTATTATCTCTGTTTCATGATACCAGTGCTCTTGGAGTATCTCCAAAAGATCTGGATGGATGTGAGCTGGGGTGTCTGGGAATACCGGAGTTTGGTACGGACTTTGTAATGCAGATGGTGAAGGACACCCAACCGAAGACCTTTTCCGATCTGGTTCGAATCTCCGGATTATCCCATGGTACGGACGTATGGTTGAATAATGCCCAGACTTTAATTCAGAATGGGAATTGTACTCTGGCTACCGCTATCTGTACCCGTGACGATATCATGATCTATCTGATTGCGACTGGTGTGGATCCGGGACAATCCTTTAAAATCATGGAAAGCGTTCGTAAAGGTAAGGGTCTCACGCCGGAGATGGAAGAAGCAATGGTGGCGGCAGGAGTACCGGATTGGTATATCTGGTCCTGCAAACAGATTAAATACATGTTTCCTAAGGCTCACGCAGCTGCTTATGTTATGATGGCCTTTCGTATAGCATATTTTAAGGTATATTATCCCTTAGCATATTATGCTGCTTATTTTTCCATCCGTGCCTCTGCATTTAATTATGAACTAATGTGTCAGGGCAGGGAGGTATTGGAACATCATATGGCAGATTATAAAAGGAGAAGTAATACCTTAACGAAGAAGGAACAGGATACCTATAAGGATATGAGAATTGTTCAGGAAATGTATGCCCGTGGATATCAGTTCCTTCCGATTGATATTTATACTGCCAAGGCTCATGCCTTCCAAATCATCGACGACAAACTAATGCCATCCCTAAGTACTATTGATGGACTTGGTGATAAGGCAGCGGACGGTGTTGTGGAAGCAGCTAAGATGGGAAAATTCTTATCAAGAGATGATTTCAAGATACGCTGTAAAGTGAGTTCTACAGTAGTAGACAACATGGCAAGGATGGGATTGCTCGGTGACCTTCCGATCTCCAATCAGATGTCGTTGCTGGATTTTCTGTAG
- a CDS encoding [Fe-Fe] hydrogenase large subunit C-terminal domain-containing protein gives MGDQSVIITNDKKCQGCNKCIGVCPVKFANEAYLDVEGKNKIRINETLCIHCGRCISVCDHEARDYVDDTQRFFSDLKDGKEIAIIAAPGFRVDHPNYKQVFGYLKSIGVSMVYDVSLGADITTWAYLRAIKNYKLSSVIAQPCPVVVNYIEKYLPQLINSLAPIHSPALCTAIYLKKYKGYQGSIAFLSPCLAKIDEFQDVNTDENIQYNITFKKLFEYMEENGIQPSAYTPHDFDNMEGGLGFLFPRPGGLKENVLAVYPDAWVKQVEGIKHLTKYFENYATRTERQDPVPLLVDALNCSSGCVDGTGTLHYADLDEVDMTLNEQKKQTSSKRKLLLKKTNLLYKNFDKNLNLADFTRKYEDKSNVVVNDTEESALENAFQQMMKTEDSDRKVNCNACGYGSCLKMADAIANNTNHVGNCIQYNQKYLSIEMDLIREREREAQKFVEEITGLRKIAEDNLNEVTSVVGEISRSVREIVTSGEDMGANAMDIVGDAGTILEKTNELENISNTIHTELDSFARAAGEIISIAEQTNLLSLNASIEAARAGEAGRGFAVVAEEVKKLADITKNVASSTQKEETEIKESIQTLFMITADLKNRVSAIGDAVTNISAAIEEITAKTMEVDETATSLIK, from the coding sequence ATGGGAGATCAAAGTGTTATTATCACAAACGATAAGAAATGTCAGGGATGCAATAAGTGCATCGGTGTCTGTCCTGTTAAATTCGCGAATGAGGCTTACTTAGATGTGGAAGGGAAGAATAAAATCCGAATCAATGAAACATTATGTATTCATTGCGGTAGGTGTATCAGTGTCTGCGATCATGAAGCAAGAGATTATGTGGATGATACACAACGCTTTTTTTCGGATTTGAAGGATGGTAAAGAGATTGCTATAATTGCAGCTCCGGGCTTCCGTGTGGATCATCCGAATTATAAGCAGGTTTTTGGGTATTTGAAATCCATAGGTGTTTCGATGGTTTATGATGTATCTTTGGGTGCAGATATTACAACCTGGGCATATTTAAGAGCAATAAAGAATTATAAGCTTTCAAGCGTGATAGCACAGCCTTGTCCAGTGGTGGTAAATTATATTGAGAAATACTTACCGCAGTTAATTAATAGCCTGGCACCTATCCATAGTCCGGCCTTATGTACGGCTATTTATCTTAAAAAATATAAGGGCTATCAGGGAAGTATTGCATTCTTATCTCCATGTCTTGCTAAGATTGATGAATTCCAGGATGTGAATACGGATGAGAATATCCAATATAATATTACCTTTAAGAAGTTGTTTGAATATATGGAGGAGAATGGAATACAGCCCAGTGCATATACTCCACACGATTTTGACAATATGGAGGGAGGATTGGGATTCCTCTTTCCGAGACCCGGCGGTCTTAAGGAAAATGTACTGGCCGTTTATCCGGATGCTTGGGTTAAGCAGGTGGAAGGAATTAAACATCTAACGAAGTATTTTGAAAATTATGCAACGAGAACAGAACGTCAGGATCCAGTTCCCTTACTTGTAGACGCATTAAACTGTTCATCAGGATGCGTAGATGGAACGGGAACCCTTCATTACGCTGACTTAGATGAAGTAGACATGACTTTGAATGAGCAAAAGAAGCAAACTTCGTCAAAGAGAAAACTACTATTGAAAAAAACCAATCTGTTATATAAGAACTTTGATAAGAATTTGAATTTAGCTGATTTTACCCGTAAATATGAGGATAAATCCAATGTGGTAGTGAATGATACCGAGGAATCTGCTTTGGAGAATGCATTCCAGCAGATGATGAAAACCGAAGATTCAGACAGAAAGGTGAATTGCAATGCTTGTGGATATGGAAGCTGCTTAAAGATGGCGGATGCCATAGCCAATAATACAAACCATGTGGGGAATTGTATTCAGTATAATCAGAAATATCTGAGTATTGAGATGGACCTGATCCGGGAGAGGGAGCGTGAAGCTCAGAAATTCGTTGAGGAAATTACTGGTTTACGAAAAATAGCGGAAGATAATTTGAATGAAGTAACCTCTGTAGTAGGTGAAATTTCAAGATCCGTACGCGAGATTGTTACGAGTGGAGAAGATATGGGAGCAAATGCAATGGATATCGTTGGTGATGCAGGTACAATCCTAGAGAAGACCAATGAGCTGGAGAACATATCCAATACGATCCATACGGAGTTGGATAGCTTTGCAAGAGCAGCCGGAGAAATTATATCCATTGCAGAACAGACAAATCTTCTTTCATTGAATGCCTCCATAGAAGCAGCCCGCGCTGGAGAAGCTGGACGTGGCTTTGCTGTAGTAGCAGAGGAGGTAAAGAAGCTTGCTGATATCACAAAGAATGTAGCTTCCTCGACTCAGAAAGAAGAAACAGAGATAAAAGAGAGTATTCAGACTCTGTTTATGATTACAGCAGATCTAAAGAACCGTGTTTCTGCCATCGGAGATGCAGTAACGAATATCTCTGCAGCCATTGAGGAAATAACCGCTAAGACCATGGAAGTGGATGAGACTGCTACATCCTTAATAAAATAA